From Erigeron canadensis isolate Cc75 chromosome 8, C_canadensis_v1, whole genome shotgun sequence, one genomic window encodes:
- the LOC122579483 gene encoding G patch domain-containing protein TGH has translation MASDEEDFVFFGTPIEREEDTISRKKKSIAEASGHLRTLAPWKQEVRDEEGRRRFHGAFTGGNSAGYYNTVGSKEGWTPQTFTSSRKNRAEIKQQDLSNFLDDDEKAELEGNSLGTSMQFDTFGLTAADMARKQAEKEQNERPSAIPGPAPDELIVPATDPIGVRLMLKMGWRRGHSIKSSKTNSHYDARREARKAFLALSKDAKAPTAEIEDDIETAAELPTEDLNQFQKTTPVYVLNPKQDRYGLGYDPFKGAPEFRENKRSDLHGNSELGHKRLKKDGLFSFKPKNVAPGFGIGALEELDAEDEDVYGSGYDFEAFVEEEEPSRLIIEDKKKPSVKQHGILPGFKLSTISDYQLERFDPPVVPMDFVPHHKFPATLEVNRNLSEVPPTEVSPPPDNSLKVLIEGVATLVARCGTLFEELSREKNQSNPLFDFLSGGNGHDYYKRKLWEARQKHSDKFKPLLNEKADVPAQKMTAESRGNILGEKPLKRTVKDLKPDVPATDVVNLQFHLSDTFTEPASFVEPTEIKKPFQHDPAKQERFEQFLKEKNHGGLRTKDAGGSSKMSEADRARERLEFEAAAMAIAQGKWGKDSQPSSQQILAASAGRLQFTSGGLEINGVSQAEEMMKKSMFPKREEFQWRPASILCKRFDLLDPYMGKPPPAPRSRSKLDSLIFMPDYVKAAAAEVEKTISNNISSPQTDEIKGTDVMGVEDKVEVENVERPVDLYKAIFSDDSDDEEESSNIPSQEEPTKQIEAAKTTLSRLVAGDFLESLGKELGLEVPPDQPYSQIHPKPYPTQSPNVYELPQVSQEAHRHTPKHEDVSRNIKGSDSKSDKAELSHETTKKDMKVKRDESSSEDGRRRKRSKRDGDTSDSSDDYRDRHSSRHKGRKREHRKHSKHRKHRNHESSSRSRHSADKEYGDSKREKRKWRD, from the exons ATGGCGAGCGACGAAGAGGATTTCGTCTTCTTCGGAACACCAATCGAACGTGAAGAAGATACAATCAGTCGCAAGAAAAAATCCATTGCAGAAGCTTCTGGTCACCTCCGAACCCTAGCTCCCTGGAAACAAGag GTAAGGgatgaagaaggaagaagaaggttTCACGGGGCATTTACTGGAGGAAATTCTGCTGGTTATTATAATACTGTGGGATCTAAAGAGG GATGGACCCCACAAACATTTACATCATCAAGGAAGAATAGAGCTGAAATTAAACAGCAAGATCTTTCAAACTTTTTGGATGATGATGAGAAAGCT gAATTGGAAGGCAATTCCTTGGGGACATCCATGCAGTTTGACACTTTTGGACTCACTGCAGCAGATATGGCTAGGAAGCAGGCTGAGAAGGAACAAAATGAGAG GCCATCAGCCATTCCTGGACCTGCTCCTGATGAATTAATAGTTCCAGCCACAGATCCCATTG GTGTTAGATTGATGCTGAAAATGGGATGGCGTCGTGGTCACTCGATTAAAAGTTCAAAGACCAATTCCCATTATG ATGCTCGAAGAGAAGCTAGAAAAGCCTTTCTTGCTCTTTCTAAAGATGCAAAAGCACCTACTGCTGAAATTGAAGATGACATTGAAACTGCTGCAGAGCTCCCCACTGAAGATTTAAATCAATTTCAAAAAACTACTCCG GTTTACGTGCTAAATCCAAAGCAGGATAGGTATGGGCTAGGCTACGATCCGTTTAAAGGTGCTCCTGAATTCAGAG AGAACAAAAGGTCAGATCTACATGGGAATAGCGAGTTGGGACACAAAAGGTTAAAGAAAGATGGCCTTTTCTCTTTTAAAC CAAAAAATGTTGCACCTGGATTTGGCattggagcccttgaagagctTGATGCAGAAGACGAGGATGTATATGGATCAG GTTATGATTTTGAAGCTTTTGTTGAAGAAGAGGAACCTTCTAGATTGATCATAGAGGATAAGAAGAAGCCCAGCGTAAAGCAACATGGTATACTGCCTGGTTTTAAACTTTCTACCATTTCTGACTACCAGTTAGAAAG ATTTGATCCTCCGGTAGTTCCTATGGATTTTGTGCCACATCACAAGTTCCCTGCTACTCTTGAAGTCAACCGAAACTTGAGTGAAGTTCCTCCAACAGAGGTTTCTCCACCCCCAGACAATAGTTTGAAGGTTTTAATTGAGGGTGTTGCAACTCTGGTAGCGCGTTGTGGTACATTATTTGAGGAACTTTCAAGAGAGAAAAATCAGTCAAACCCACTGTTTGACTTTCTTAGTGGTGGAAATGGCCATGATTACTACAAAAGGAAGCTATGGGAGGCACGCCAAAAGCATAGTGACAAATTTAAACCGCTGTTGAATGAAAAAGCTGATGTACCTGCCCAGAAGATGACCGCTGAGAGCCGTGGAAACATTTTAGGAGAAAAACCTCTCAAGAGAACTGTTAAAGATTTGAAACCTGATGTTCCTGCCACTGATGTTGTTAATCTCCAGTTCCATTTATCAGATACATTCACTGAACCTGCATCATTC GTTGAGCCAACAGAAATCAAAAAACCTTTCCAGCATGACCCTGCAAAACAAGAACGTTTTGAGCAGTTTCTAAAGGAGAAAAATCATGGAGGTCTTCGCACCAAAGATGCTGGGGGATCAAGTAAAATGTCAGAGGCTGATCGTGCTCGAGAAAGGTTGGAGTTCGAGGCTGCAGCCATGGCAATAGCACAGGGAAAATGGGGAAAGGATAGTCAACCATCCAGTCAACAGATTTTGGCTGCATCAGCTGGTCGGTTGCAGTTTACTTCTGGTGGATTAGAG ATAAACGGAGTCAGTCAAGCGGAAGAAATGATGAAAAAGAGTATGTTCCCAAAACGTGAAGAATTTCAATGGCGACCTGCATCTATTTTATGCAAGCGCTTCGATTTACTTGATCCTTACATGGGAAAG CCACCACCAGCCCCCAGGTCGAGGAGCAAGTTGGATTCTCTTATCTTCATGCCAGACTATGTCAAGGCTGCTGCAGCAGAAGTGGAAAAGACCATCTCAAATAATATCTCATCACCACAAACAGATGAGATAAAGGGAACCGATGTCATGGGTGTTGAAGATAAGGTTGAGGTCGAAAATGTTGAGAGACCAGTTGACCTTTACaag GCTATATTCTCTGATGATTCAGACGATGAAGAAGAAAGCTCTAACATTCCCTCACAGGAGGAACCAACAAAACAAATAGAAGCTGCAAAAACAACCTTGAGTCGTTTGGTGGCGGGTGACTTTCTAGAATCATTGGGCAAAGAGCTGGGCCTTGAGGTCCCTCCTGATCAACCATACTCCCAGATCCATCCTAAGCCCTATCCTACTCAAAGCCCAAACGTTTATGAACTACCGCAAGTCAGTCAAGAAGCACATAGACATACACCGAAACACGAAGATGTCAGCAGAAACATCAAAGGGAGCGACTCTAAAAGTGACAAAGCAGAACTTAGCCATGAAACTACAAAAAAGGACATGAAGGTTAAAAGAGACGAAAGTTCTTCAGAGGACGGAAGGAGGCGGAAACGATCTAAACGAGATGGCGATACTAGCGATTCTTCTGATGATTATAGGGATCGGCACAGTTCAAGAcataaaggaagaaaaagggaaCACAGAAAACACTCGAAACATCGAAAACATAGAAATCATGAATCGTCAAGCAGATCCCGTCATTCTGCTGATAAAGAATATGGAGATAGTAAGAGAGAGAAGAGGAAATGGAGAGATTGA
- the LOC122610627 gene encoding ethylene-responsive transcription factor RAP2-11-like: MHHKRVEDHDDNNKTIRKPIKYLGVRQRPSGRWVSEIKDSTRNLRLWLGTYNGPEEAAMAYDSVARILRGRNAKTNFRYNRLITSQEEISNLIQRNPKLYHFLKHATMKKTISSSQNNTTQLVEETLACSSYYEDGFKVAFNPQNEDGALLKLKSSNGSCCKVYSSVYVAPSFNESKK, translated from the coding sequence ATGCATCACAAAAGAGTAGAAGATCATGATGATAACAACAAAACCATACGAAAACCAATAAAGTATCTTGGAGTAAGACAAAGGCCATCAGGAAGATGGGTATCGGAGATCAAAGACTCAACAAGAAACCTTAGGTTATGGCTAGGCACGTACAATGGACCCGAAGAAGCAGCCATGGCTTACGATAGCGTTGCACGCATTTTACGTGGTAGGAATGCAAAGACAAACTTTAGATATAACCGTCTCATCACTAGCCAAGAAGAAATCTCCAATTTAATTCAGAGAAACCCCAAACTCTATCATTTCCTTAAGCATGCCACCATGAAAAAAACCATCTCATCATCTCAAAACAATACTACGCAATTAGTTGAAGAAACCTTAGCTTGTTCTTCATACTATGAGGATGGATTTAAGGTTGCTTTCAACCCTCAAAATGAAGACGGGGCATTATTGAAGCTTAAATCATCAAATGGGAGCTGTTGTAAGGTTTATTCTTCTGTTTATGTAGCTCCTTCTTTTAACGAATCCAAAAAATAG
- the LOC122610628 gene encoding uncharacterized protein LOC122610628, with protein MRKFLWDGASEAKKIHWISWEKVVMSIKSVRGVWASIVKTINKVKVADMSLNHWLKGVLGNSSDIRVWMDIWACNQPLKDVFPRLFQLEVQKYCKVSDKVDSNTNTPFLFDMGMVVLSGVETREEKEKINRLLEGKMLHAQRDRWVWAGAKFNVFMVKGVKDFLRSDNDYSNNFVFKWSKWVAKKCNVFMWRLGLNRLPTRMALKDKNCCFDSLMCGLCDKEEEDVDHLFSFREMAMGIWQRIGRWCKRPPLFLFSYRDIFYLHHGNDLGKETRKVFKGIVFVLCWCI; from the exons ATGAGGAAGTTCCTGTGGGATGGGGCTTCTGAGGCGAAAAAGATACATTGGATCTCATGGGAAAAGGTGGTGATGTCGATTAAATCAG TCCGAGGGGTTTGGGCTTCCATAGTCAAGACAATTAACAAAGTTAAAGTTGCTGATATGAGTTTGAACCATTGGTTAAAAGGGGTGCTTGGCAATAGCAGTGACATAAGGGTTTGGATGGATATTTGGGCTTGTAACCAACCACTCAAAGATGTATTCCCCCGCCTGTTTCAACTGGAAGTCCAAAAATATTGCAAGGTCAGTGACAAAGTAGATTCCAATACTAATACTCCTTTTCTTTTCGATATGGGAATGGTAGTATTATCTGGTGTCGAGACTAGAGAGGAAAAAGAGAAGATCAACAGACTACTAGAAGGGAAGATGTTGCATGCTCAAAGAGATCGATGGGTTTGGGCTGGAGCAAAGTTTAATGTTTTTATGGTTAAAGGTGTAAAAGATTTTTTACGAAGTGATAACGACTATAGTAATAATTTTGTGTTTAAATGGTCGAAGTGGGTCGCAAAAAAGTGTAATGTTTTTATGTGGAGACTTGGTCTAAATCGGCTACCGACTAGAATGgcactaaaagacaaaaattgTTGCTTTGATTCGTTGATGTGTGGGTTATGTGACAAAGAGGAGGAGGACGTTGACCATTTGTTTAGTTTTCGTGAGATGGCGATGGGAATCTGGCAGCGGATTGGAAGGTGGTGTAAGAGGCCTCCACTGTTCTTATTCTCATATCGtgacattttttatttacatcATGGAAATGACCTCGGAAAGGAAACAAGGAAGGTTTTTAAAGGTATTGTGTTCGTGTTATGTTGGTGCATTTAG